In Musa acuminata AAA Group cultivar baxijiao chromosome BXJ2-8, Cavendish_Baxijiao_AAA, whole genome shotgun sequence, one genomic interval encodes:
- the LOC103995693 gene encoding myb-related protein 308 — MGRSPCCEKAHTNRGAWTKEEDQLLIAYIKAHGEGCWRSLPRAAGLLRCGKSCRLRWINYLRPDLKRGNFTEEEDELIIKLHGLLGNKWSVIAGQLPGRTDNEIKNYWNTHIKRKLVGRGIDPQTHLPVHGGAATPGKALKSPSSAASPAEKERCPDLNLDLSMSLSFSSPTPSEVFAAADPAADATSSPPTSAVPPRHAHAICLCYHLGLQSSETCSCQENPSHHVLRYYRPLEEGQHTH; from the exons ATGGGCAGGTCTCCTTGTTGTGAGAAGGCACACACCAACAGAGGAGCTTGGACCAAGGAAGAAGACCAATTACTGATCGCCTACATCAAAGCCCATGGCGAAGGCTGCTGGAGATCTCTCCCCAGAGCTGCAG GCCTTCTGCGGTGCGGCAAGAGTTGCCGGCTTCGGTGGATCAATTACCTCCGTCCCGACCTCAAGCGAGGCAACTTcacggaggaggaggatgagctcATCATCAAGCTCCATGGCTTGCTCGGAAACAA ATGGTCTGTCATCGCCGGGCAGTTGCCGGGAaggaccgacaacgagatcaagaactactggaacacccacATCAAGCGCAAGCTCGTCGGCCGCGGCATCGACCCGCAGACTCACCTCCCGGTGCACGGCGGCGCCGCCACGCCAGGGAAAGCCTTGAAGTCGCCATCGAGTGCTGCCTCGCCGGCGGAGAAGGAGAGGTGCCCCGACCTCAACCTCGACCTCTCGATgagcctttctttctcttctccgacGCCGTCGGAGGTGTTTGCAGCGGCTGATCCAGCGGCAGATGCTACAAGCAGTCCTCCTACATCAGCAGTCCCACCTCGTCATGCTCATGCCATCTGTTTGTGTTACCACCTGGGTCTCCAAAGCAGCGAAACTTGCAGCTGTCAAGAAAACCCTAGCCATCATGTTCTTAGATACTACAGACCCTTGGAAGAAGGGCAACACACACATTAA